In the Ursus arctos isolate Adak ecotype North America unplaced genomic scaffold, UrsArc2.0 scaffold_19, whole genome shotgun sequence genome, one interval contains:
- the PSME3IP1 gene encoding PSME3-interacting protein — protein sequence MDGGDDGNLVIKKRFVSEAELDERRKRRQEEWEKVRKPEDPEECPEEVYDPRSLYERLQEQKDRKQQEYEEQFKFKNMVRGLDEDETNFLDEVSRQQELLEKQRREEELKELKEYRSNLNKVGISPENKKEVEKKVAVKPIETKNKFSQAKLLAGAVKHKSSESGNSVKRLKSDPDPDDKSQETPSCMSLGSTSLSASSIHCPSAAVCIGILPGLGAYSGSSDSESSSDSEGTINATGKIVSSIFRTNTFLEAP from the exons ATGGATGGAGGGGATGATGGTAATCTTGTTATCAAAAAGAGGTTTGTGTCCGAGGCAGAACTAGATGAACGGCGCAAAAGGAGGCaagaagaatgggagaaagttCGAAAACCTGAAGATCCAGAAG aATGTCCAGAGGAGGTTTATGACCCTCGGTCTCTATATGAAAGGCTACAGGAACAGAAagacaggaagcagcaggagTATGAGGAGCAGTTCAAATTCA AAAATATGGTAAGAGGCTTAGATGAAGATGAGACTAACTTCCTTGATGAGGTGTCTCGGCAGCAGGAACTCCTGGAGAAGCAACGAAGAGAAGAAGAACTGAAAGAACTGAAGGAATACAGAA GTAATCTTAACAAAGTTGGAATTTCTCCAGAAAACAAGAAGGAGGTGGAGAAGAAAGTGGCTGTGAAACCCATAGAAACCAAGAACAAGTTCTCCCAGGCAAAGCTGTTGGCAGGAGCTGTGAAACATAAGAG CTCAGAGAGTGGCAACAGTGTGAAAAGACTGAAATCGGACCCTGACCCAGATGACAAGAGTCAAG AAACCCCGTCCTGCATGTCTCTTGGCAGCACGTCCCTGAGCGCCTCTTCCATCCACTGCCCCTCCGCTGCGGTCTGCATCGGCATCCTCCCGGGCTTGGGCGCCTACTCGGGGAGCAGCGACTCCGAGTCCAGCTCAGACAGTGAAGGCACGATCAACGCCACCGGCAAGATCGTCTCCTCCATCTTCCGAACCAACACCTTCCTCGAGGCCCCGTAG